The proteins below are encoded in one region of Solenopsis invicta isolate M01_SB chromosome 8, UNIL_Sinv_3.0, whole genome shotgun sequence:
- the LOC105207012 gene encoding uncharacterized protein LOC105207012, which yields MIVLIDAVLALRSLERNCVDDFVVAILSRKLDVNTRTEWEISLGNKREPASFNELSTFLVGRMLALNAAGDTRSSNNSKTNRSAATKSLTAAISNVKCLYCAGSHLLFQCAQFKSLSTEQRKNVARQHRCCYNCLTKGHYPRDCKSRGRCARCQRKHHTLLHDDDISGGQTTMGAPAIASTSSVNTVNDAPSKSSLSARVTTPSRSLLVKGTVLLATARIFVRTDGARCINLRGMIDTGAEATFITERAVQALKAKRIKVYYTVTGMGDLQAGVVTHAVKLHLSAGIQSSTTVTVIAFILPVLTSYAPRSPVDLLAHPHLQNLKFADSDPFSDEPIDLLIGLDYYKAVTMDGSRRGPSSDLMAKPTIFGWVVFGPCNDTSEGNPQSVSSLRCSISPGTDALMRQFWEIEEVSVSNPLTEEEVECERHFASTHSRLPSGRYQVRLPFRTDYLNKVDRSFHVASGAFDRLERRLARDSALSASYRGFLSEYEQMGHMTRVNPNEVINNNSLYLPHHPVVKASSSTSPVRIVFNASSPMDNGYSLNDLLLTGPKLQSDLCSIIMRWRTHLFVFVADVAKMFRQIMIHPLDTVFQRILWRPSSGQPIHHYRLITVTYGTASAPYLSMRVLRQLCEDEGSAFPLAVSILNNSIYVDDVLFGADSVSAIQSTRQQLNALLLKGGFHLRKWTSNYDELLSEIPVSDRLEDNSVEFDEDSSFKVLGISWSPILDRFHFRIQIPEFPVISKRSVLSAISRFFDPLGWIAPVVITAKIFMQELWLRKVDWDSPLSSDLEERWTEYSHSLTDLKEISIPRWTNQSNSDLGIELHGFADASTRAYAAVVYIRIIHTRSSFGVTLLACKSKVAPIKTISVPRLELCAATLLARFLKNIVSTLRLSSVPVYCWSDSMITLAWIKQHPNTWKTFISNRVSEIQTSLPQAQWLFVGSKENSADCASRGISVQELKSHSLWWSGPQWLQSPSTVWSEQPSSLRSDGNMERRSVPVYLAQRGAAGWDLSEQVSSWPKLLRITAYCLLFVHKVRQRLRRADNDQLGTLYVLSDAIRQARSFWIAYVQKINFSNEIQTIKRGEGPSKSSPLKNLNPFLDTKDNLRVGGRLCRASLSYDERHPIILPRHRISELIVAQAHDRTLHGGTQLTLGVLRQQYWILNARNLVKHYIHRCVVCIRHRAIPILQQMGDLPDVRINPSSPFQHTGVDYAGPFHVLPIVGRGQRTDKAYVVVFVCLATRAIHLELANDYTSDGFLAAFRRFTSRRGLPVSLFSDNGTNFQGAEKELRNAFRALSRDPDLVAYLASDGITWRFIPPSAPHFGEMWEAGVKSVKHHLRRVIGAHTLSNEEFTTLLTQVESCLNSRPIAPLSDDPSDLSPLIPAHFLIGTSLIATPEESVLDLRETRLNRWQRVQRMHEQFWRIWSRDYLHTLQQRYKWRQKSTSLKVDDLVLVQNPLLPPTKWELGRVVKIYPDPQGLIRVVDVRTLSNTRRRAVNRLCKLPIEINAGLPQ from the coding sequence ATGATAGTATTAATTGATGCGGTCCTTGCGTTACGTAGTCTCGAGAGAAATTGCGTCGATGATTTCGTGGTTGCCATCCTGTCCAGGAAACTTGATGTGAATACCCGCACTGAGTGGGAAATCAGCTTGGGCAATAAACGAGAGCCAGCTTCCTTTAACGAACTGAGCACATTTCTTGTTGGCAGAATGCTGGCTCTGAATGCAGCGGGAGATACTCGCAGttcaaataatagtaaaacaaaTCGCTCAGCAGCCACCAAGTCGTTGACGGCTGCCATCTCTAATGTTAAATGTTTATACTGTGCGGGCTCGCACCTTTTGTTTCAATGCGCTCAGTTTAAATCCTTATCCACGGAGCAGAGAAAGAATGTTGCGCGGCAGCACCGTTGCTGCTATAATTGTTTGACCAAAGGCCATTATCCGCGCGACTGTAAATCGCGGGGCCGCTGTGCACGTTGCCAACGCAAACATCATACGCTTCTGCATGACGACGATATCAGCGGGGGACAAACGACAATGGGTGCTCCTGCTATAGCGAGCACATCCAGTGTAAACACAGTAAATGACGCTCCCTCTAAATCAAGTCTTTCAGCAAGGGTAACAACTCCTTCACGTTCCCTCCTGGTCAAGGGTACTGTACTACTCGCAACTGCACGAATCTTTGTACGTACTGATGGAGCTCGTTGTATAAACCTTCGAGGCATGATTGATACGGGCGCTGAGGCTACATTTATCACTGAAAGGGCTGTTCAAGCCTTAAAAGCAAAGCGTATTAAAGTATATTACACTGTCACTGGCATGGGTGATCTACAGGCTGGGGTCGTTACTCATGCAGTTAAGCTCCATTTAAGTGCGGGTATACAGTCGAGTACTACAGTTACAGTGATCGCGTTTATCCTCCCTGTACTTACTTCTTATGCTCCAAGAAGTCCTGTTGATTTACTTGCGCATCCTCATTtgcagaatttaaaatttgcggATTCTGATCCATTCAGTGATGAACCTATCGATTTACTGATAGGACTTGACTATTATAAGGCCGTAACAATGGATGGATCCCGCCGAGGACCGAGCTCTGATCTCATGGCGAAACCTACTATCTTTGGCTGGGTTGTCTTCGGCCCGTGCAACGACACTTCTGAAGGAAACCCTCAGTCGGTGTCCTCGTTACGCTGCTCTATTTCTCCTGGAACGGATGCGCTGATGAGGCAGTTTTGGGAGATAGAGGAAGTCTCGGTTTCTAATCCCCTCACTGAAGAGGAAGTCGAGTGCGAAAGGCACTTCGCATCTACACATTCTCGTTTGCCAAGCGGACGCTATCAGGTTCGCTTACCTTTTCGGACCGATTACTTGAATAAGGTCGATCGCTCCTTTCACGTCGCTTCTGGTGCCTTTGATAGGTTAGAGCGACGTCTAGCTCGCGATAGCGCATTGTCTGCCAGCTATCGTGGCTTTCTTTCTGAGTATGAGCAAATGGGTCACATGACCCGTGTAAACCCGAACGaggtcattaataataattcgttATATCTGCCTCACCATCCAGTGGTGAAGGCGAGTAGCAGTACTTCCCCTGTACGGATTGTATTCAACGCCTCGAGTCCCATGGACAACGGGTATTCATTAAATGATCTGTTGCTTACTGGACCTAAGTTGCAGTCAGATCTTTGCTCTATCATTATGCGCTGGCGAACTCATCTCTTCGTTTTCGTCGCTGACGTCGCAAAGATGTTTAGACAAATTATGATTCATCCGTTAGATACTGTCTTTCAGAGGATATTGTGGCGTCCTAGTTCAGGCCAGCCGATCCATCATTACCGTTTAATCACCGTCACGTACGGTACCGCCTCGGCGCCTTATTTATCCATGCGCGTCCTGCGACAATTATGCGAGGACGAGGGATCTGCATTCCCGCTGGCTGTGTCTATACTCAATAATTCCATCTATGTAGATGACGTGTTGTTTGGGGCAGACAGTGTGTCCGCCATACAATCCACACGTCAGCAGTTGAATGCCTTGTTATTGAAAGGAGGTTTTCACCTTCGTAAATGGACGTCAAACTATGACGAATTGTTGTCGGAGATACCAGTGTCGGATCGACTGGAGGACAATAGTGTCGAATTTGACGAGGACTCCTCCTTCAAGGTTTTAGGAATTTCGTGGAGTCCTATACTTGATCGATTCCATTTCAGGATACAAATTCCGGAGTTTCCGGTGATCTCGAAACGTAGCGTGCTATCCGCCATTTCGCGATTCTTTGATCCACTGGGTTGGATTGCCCCTGTGGTAATCACCGCTAAAATTTTCATGCAGGAACTATGGCTGCGTAAGGTTGATTGGGATAGCCCGCTCTCGAGTGATCTAGAGGAACGATGGACTGAGTATTCTCACAGTCTGACAGATCTCAAAGAGATTTCGATCCCAAGGTGGACGAATCAAAGCAACTCCGATCTGGGTATCGAGTTGCATGGATTTGCGGATGCTTCAACACGGGCCTATGCGGCCGTTGTATACATTCGCATTATTCACACTCGAAGCAGCTTTGGAGTAACACTCTTAGCCTGTAAATCTAAGGTCGCTCCTATTAAAACAATTAGCGTTCCCAGGTTAGAGCTGTGTGCAGCTACCTTACTAGCtcgttttcttaaaaatattgttagtaCTTTAAGGTTAAGTTCAGTACCAGTATACTGCTGGTCAGATTCCATGATCACACTTGCTTGGATTAAGCAGCACCCCAATACCTGGAAGACTTTCATATCCAATAGGGTATCAGAAATCCAGACAAGCTTGCCGCAAGCTCAGTGGCTATTTGTCGGGTCTAAAGAAAATTCCGCAGACTGTGCGTCGCGCGGCATCAGCGTTCAGGAGTTGAAGTCGCACTCGTTGTGGTGGAGTGGGCCTCAATGGCTGCAGTCACCCTCGACTGTGTGGTCGGAACAGCCCTCCTCCCTTCGATCGGACGGAAACATGGAACGACGTAGCGTTCCAGTTTATTTAGCTCAGCGGGGCGCGGCAGGGTGGGATCTTTCCGAGCAAGTTTCCAGTTGGCCTAAGTTGTTGCGGATCACGGCCTATTGCCTATTGTTCGTTCATAAGGTTCGACAGCGCCTTAGAAGGGCGGATAATGATCAATTAGGTACGTTATATGTGTTGAGTGACGCTATCAGACAGGCTCGTAGTTTTTGGATTGCGTACGTACAAAAGATTAACTTTTCGAATGAGATCCAGACAATAAAACGTGGTGAGGGCCCGTCTAAATCTAGTCCCTTGAAAAATCTAAACCCGTTTTTGGACACGAAGGATAACCTTCGTGTCGGGGGACGTCTCTGCCGGGCGTCCCTCTCTTACGATGAGAGACATCCAATCATACTACCGAGGCATCGCATATCGGAGCTGATTGTTGCGCAGGCACACGATCGAACGCTTCACGGTGGGACACAGTTGACGTTAGGAGTTTTACGCCAACAGTACTGGATTCTAAATGCTAGAAACCTTGTAAAACATTACATTCACAGGTGTGTTGTTTGTATCCGCCACAGAGCTATTCCGATATTGCAGCAAATGGGTGATCTGCCGGACGTTCGAATAAACCCTTCTAGTCCGTTTCAACATACCGGCGTAGACTATGCCGGTCCTTTTCATGTCCTTCCGATAGTAGGACGTGGCCAGCGGACAGACAAGGCTTATGTGGTTGTGTTCGTTTGTTTGGCCACTAGGGCCATACACTTGGAACTGGCCAATGATTATACCAGCGATGGGTTTTTGGCCGCATTTAGAAGATTCACCTCTCGTAGGGGTCTTCCGGTCTCATTATTCAGTGATAATGGGACCAATTTTCAGGGTGCCGAAAAGGAATTGCGCAATGCGTTCAGAGCTCTGTCGCGTGATCCTGATCTCGTCGCGTATTTAGCCTCCGACGGCATCACTTGGAGATTTATACCGCCCTCCGCCCCACATTTTGGAGAAATGTGGGAAGCGGGCGTAAAGTCCGTTAAGCACCATTTACGGCGTGTAATTGGTGCTCACACACTTTCAAATGAGGAGTTCACTACATTACTAACTCAAGTGGAGTCATGTCTAAATTCTAGACCTATAGCTCCCTTGTCCGATGATCCCTCCGATCTCTCACCTTTGATTCCTGCCCATTTCTTAATAGGTACCTCGCTGATTGCGACGCCTGAGGAGTCCGTATTGGATTTGAGGGAAACGCGACTCAATCGTTGGCAGCGTGTACAGCGGATGCACGAGCAGTTTTGGCGGATATGGTCGCGAGATTATCTCCACACGTTACAGCAGCGCTATAAGTGGCGTCAGAAATCGACTAGTTTGAAAGTCGATGATCTAGTATTAGTTCAAAACCCGTTGCTACCGCCGACGAAATGGGAGCTTGGGAGAGTAGTAAAAATCTATCCTGACCCTCAAGGTCTCATTAGGGTAGTGGATGTAAGGACGCTTTCGAACACAAGAAGGCGTGCCGTAAACCGGCTATGCAAGCTTCCTATCGAAATTAATGCGGGGTTGCCGCAGTAG